The following coding sequences lie in one Bacteroidota bacterium genomic window:
- a CDS encoding DNA topoisomerase IB, translating to MARSSDTGNGSPLLSTDPHDTAEVAGLVYVTDREPGLRRRRRGTGFSYHDPDGEAISDADRDRVESLVIPPAWSDVWICACPSGHLQATGRDEQGRKQYRYHARWAEVRSRVKFNRMIPFGGALPAVRHRAEHDLGKRDLGRDKVLALAVRLLDQTLIRIGNPEYAEANASYGLTTLRDRHVDFDGSEVRFSFVGKSGKEQEVALRDKRLARLVKACRDIPGYTLFQYYTDSGKAAIGSGDVNAWLKETTGEDFTAKDFRTWGGTVLAAKALRARGEAEDEATADRYCADVVKEVAEGLGNTVAVSRKYYVHPDIAAAYCDGMLLPAMKRRNAGNTPAGLEPEEAAVLAVLRDRLGD from the coding sequence ATGGCTCGCTCCTCCGATACCGGCAACGGCTCGCCGCTGCTCTCGACGGACCCCCACGACACGGCCGAGGTCGCCGGGTTGGTCTATGTCACCGACCGCGAGCCGGGGCTGAGGCGCCGCCGCCGGGGCACGGGCTTCTCGTACCACGACCCCGACGGCGAGGCGATCTCAGACGCCGACCGCGACCGCGTCGAATCCCTCGTGATCCCGCCGGCGTGGAGCGACGTGTGGATCTGCGCCTGCCCGAGCGGCCACCTCCAGGCGACGGGGCGCGACGAGCAGGGCCGCAAGCAGTACCGCTACCACGCCCGCTGGGCCGAGGTCCGCAGCCGCGTCAAGTTCAACCGCATGATCCCGTTCGGCGGGGCGCTTCCGGCCGTCCGCCACCGCGCCGAGCACGACCTGGGCAAGCGCGACCTCGGCCGCGACAAGGTCCTCGCGCTTGCCGTTCGCCTCCTCGACCAGACCCTCATCCGCATCGGCAACCCCGAGTACGCTGAGGCCAATGCCTCCTACGGCCTGACCACGCTCCGCGACCGCCACGTCGACTTCGACGGGTCCGAGGTGCGGTTCTCGTTCGTCGGCAAGAGCGGCAAGGAGCAGGAGGTCGCGCTCCGCGACAAACGCCTCGCCCGGCTCGTCAAGGCATGCCGCGACATTCCGGGCTACACCCTCTTCCAGTACTATACCGACAGCGGCAAGGCCGCAATCGGCTCGGGCGATGTGAACGCGTGGCTGAAGGAGACGACGGGCGAGGACTTCACCGCGAAGGACTTTCGGACCTGGGGCGGGACGGTGCTCGCCGCCAAAGCGCTCCGCGCCCGGGGCGAGGCCGAGGACGAGGCGACGGCCGACCGGTACTGCGCCGACGTGGTCAAGGAGGTCGCTGAGGGGCTGGGCAACACGGTCGCCGTGAGCCGGAAGTACTACGTCCACCCCGACATCGCGGCGGCCTACTGCGACGGCATGCTCCTGCCTGCGATGAAGCGCCGGAACGCGGGCAACACCCCCGCCGGGCTGGAGCCGGAGGAGGCCGCCGTGCTCGCCGTGCTGCGCGACCGGCTCGGCGACTAG
- a CDS encoding SufE family protein, with product MPLPPKLQTFVDELGSLDDKMLRYTLLLDYADALGDYPAEGKVDTYLVPGCVSRVWLDARHHDGVMHYRAAAEGQIAEGMVAMLVNGLHGETPEAVVAVDPSFIREAGLSESLTPARQGGLASMLKRMQQAARQHVGTADRG from the coding sequence ATGCCCCTGCCTCCCAAGCTCCAGACCTTCGTCGACGAACTCGGCTCGCTCGACGACAAGATGCTACGCTACACCCTCCTGCTCGACTACGCCGACGCCCTCGGCGACTACCCGGCCGAGGGCAAGGTGGACACCTACCTCGTCCCCGGCTGCGTCTCCCGCGTCTGGCTCGACGCCCGGCACCACGACGGGGTGATGCACTACCGCGCCGCCGCCGAAGGCCAGATCGCCGAGGGCATGGTGGCGATGCTCGTCAACGGGCTCCACGGCGAGACGCCCGAGGCGGTCGTCGCCGTCGACCCGTCGTTCATCCGCGAGGCGGGGCTGAGCGAGAGCCTGACGCCGGCCCGGCAGGGCGGCCTCGCCTCGATGCTGAAGCGGATGCAGCAGGCCGCCCGCCAGCACGTCGGGACAGCGGACAGAGGATAA
- the cysS gene encoding cysteine--tRNA ligase, which produces MPTLRLTNTLTRETEEVTPAQADADGTPLLRVYGCGPTVYSYAHIGNFRSFLTTDLLLRTARALGWKTRYVSNVTDVGHLTGDDLADADGTDKMAKALEREGARFANIFDLARHYTDALLDDWRALNLLEPDVRPRATEHVTEQIEAVEQLVAAGHAYETDDGVYFHVPSFPDYGKLSGNRDAESLATGAAAESREVVTDDAKRDPRDFALWKKDPGHLMQWYSPFAEGAAGGRGFPGWHIECSVMARHYLGDAIDVHTGGEDLIFPHHECEIAQAESLSGEPFARVWLHTRFLQVEGERMSKSSGNFFTVRDLVGERGLDPLAVRYALISGHYRKPFNFTEKNLQDAQKNRARYVEAAEIVQKALDAEAENPTEPPPSGTLPLKLELDVAYNDALGAMADNLNTPRALAAGLTGVSRILAFARGYKHFGSQVQHAKSFLDDINALLGIVYPEDPTDDFADEDPLAAQVEALLAERAEVRAAKDWPRADAIRDELDALGVEVMDSAQGTTWRKKAGA; this is translated from the coding sequence GTGCCCACCCTCCGCCTCACCAACACCCTCACGCGGGAAACCGAAGAGGTGACGCCCGCGCAGGCGGACGCCGACGGGACGCCGCTGCTCCGGGTCTACGGGTGCGGCCCGACAGTTTACTCGTACGCCCACATCGGCAACTTCCGCTCGTTCCTGACGACGGACCTGCTGCTGCGCACCGCCCGCGCCCTCGGCTGGAAAACACGCTACGTCTCGAACGTCACCGACGTGGGCCACCTCACCGGCGACGACCTCGCCGACGCCGACGGCACCGACAAGATGGCGAAGGCGCTGGAGCGCGAGGGCGCGCGCTTCGCCAACATCTTCGACCTCGCCCGCCACTACACCGACGCCCTCCTCGACGACTGGCGGGCGCTGAACCTCCTGGAGCCCGACGTCCGCCCCCGCGCCACCGAGCACGTCACCGAGCAGATCGAGGCCGTCGAGCAGCTCGTCGCCGCCGGGCACGCCTACGAGACCGACGACGGGGTCTACTTCCACGTCCCGAGCTTCCCCGACTACGGCAAGCTCTCCGGCAACCGCGACGCCGAGAGCCTCGCCACCGGTGCCGCCGCCGAGTCCCGCGAGGTCGTAACCGACGACGCCAAGCGCGACCCGCGCGACTTCGCCCTCTGGAAGAAGGACCCGGGCCACCTCATGCAGTGGTACAGCCCGTTCGCCGAGGGTGCGGCCGGAGGCCGAGGCTTTCCTGGCTGGCACATCGAGTGCTCGGTCATGGCGCGGCACTACCTCGGCGACGCCATCGACGTGCACACGGGCGGCGAGGACCTCATCTTCCCGCACCACGAGTGCGAGATCGCCCAGGCCGAGAGCCTCAGCGGCGAGCCCTTCGCCCGCGTCTGGCTCCACACCCGGTTCCTCCAGGTCGAGGGCGAGCGGATGTCGAAGTCGAGCGGCAACTTCTTCACCGTGCGCGACCTCGTCGGGGAGCGGGGCCTCGACCCGCTCGCGGTGCGCTACGCGCTCATCTCAGGGCACTACCGCAAGCCGTTCAACTTCACTGAGAAGAACCTCCAGGATGCTCAGAAGAACAGGGCGCGCTACGTAGAAGCAGCAGAGATAGTCCAAAAGGCTCTTGATGCTGAAGCTGAGAATCCAACAGAGCCACCTCCAAGCGGAACGCTACCTCTCAAGCTAGAACTTGATGTAGCATACAACGACGCTCTAGGAGCAATGGCGGACAACCTGAATACACCTAGAGCGCTGGCTGCTGGCTTGACCGGCGTTAGTCGCATTTTAGCCTTCGCCCGAGGGTATAAGCATTTCGGGTCGCAGGTGCAGCACGCCAAGTCGTTTCTCGATGACATCAACGCTTTGCTGGGGATCGTCTACCCCGAAGATCCAACTGATGATTTCGCAGATGAGGACCCGCTCGCGGCGCAGGTCGAAGCGCTCCTCGCCGAGCGAGCCGAGGTCCGCGCCGCCAAAGACTGGCCCCGCGCCGACGCGATCCGCGACGAACTCGACGCGCTCGGGGTCGAGGTGATGGACTCGGCCCAGGGCACGACGTGGCGAAAGAAGGCGGGGGCGTGA
- the hemB gene encoding porphobilinogen synthase: MAEQSRIPNLKPDIVHRPRRLRQTAALRRMVRETRLSVDDLVMPLFVVEGEGVREAIDAMPGQYRFSVDRLAEEAASVHDLGIPAVALFPAISDDKKDPAGSEGLNQQGLFPRAIAAVKQAAPDLLVVSDVALDPYSSDGHDGVVRDGAIANDETLRVLADMAVVQAQAGADVIAPSDMMDGRVGAIRTALDDEGYTETVILSYAAKYASSFYGPFRAALDSAPRQRDGVPTDKKTYQMDPANAAEALREVALDVGEGADLVMVKPALAYLDVIWRVRQQADVPVAAYHVSGEYAMLHAAAERGWLDLRTAALEATTAIRRAGADLILTYFAKDLAGWLGER; the protein is encoded by the coding sequence ATGGCTGAGCAGTCTCGCATCCCGAACCTGAAACCTGACATCGTCCACCGGCCGCGCCGCCTGCGCCAGACGGCGGCGCTCCGCCGGATGGTGCGCGAGACACGCCTCTCGGTCGACGACCTCGTCATGCCGCTCTTCGTGGTCGAGGGCGAGGGCGTGCGCGAGGCCATCGACGCGATGCCCGGCCAGTACCGGTTCTCCGTCGACCGCCTCGCCGAGGAGGCGGCGTCGGTCCACGACCTCGGCATCCCCGCTGTCGCGCTCTTCCCCGCGATCTCCGACGACAAGAAGGACCCGGCCGGGAGTGAGGGGCTCAACCAGCAGGGCCTCTTCCCGCGCGCCATCGCCGCCGTCAAGCAGGCTGCCCCCGACCTCCTCGTGGTCTCCGACGTGGCGCTCGACCCGTACTCGTCGGACGGGCACGACGGGGTCGTCCGCGACGGGGCGATTGCGAACGACGAGACGCTGCGGGTTCTGGCCGACATGGCGGTCGTCCAGGCCCAGGCCGGGGCCGACGTGATCGCGCCGAGCGACATGATGGACGGGCGCGTCGGGGCGATCCGCACCGCGCTCGACGACGAGGGCTACACGGAGACGGTCATCCTCTCGTACGCGGCCAAGTACGCCTCGTCGTTCTACGGCCCGTTCCGCGCCGCCCTCGACTCGGCCCCGCGCCAGCGCGACGGCGTGCCGACCGACAAGAAGACCTACCAGATGGACCCGGCCAACGCGGCCGAGGCCCTCCGCGAAGTCGCGCTCGACGTGGGCGAGGGGGCCGACCTGGTGATGGTCAAGCCCGCGCTCGCCTACCTCGACGTGATCTGGCGCGTCCGCCAGCAGGCCGACGTACCGGTCGCGGCCTACCACGTCTCGGGCGAGTACGCCATGCTCCACGCCGCCGCCGAGCGCGGCTGGCTCGACCTCCGCACGGCCGCCCTCGAAGCCACGACCGCCATCCGCCGCGCCGGGGCCGACCTCATCCTGACCTACTTCGCCAAAGACCTCGCGGGTTGGCTTGGTGAAAGATGA
- a CDS encoding HhH-GPD-type base excision DNA repair protein, whose amino-acid sequence MSEAADYSSLDGGLVRMLNRLQQEGTATKDPDADQLLRDDANAVLLGLLFDQRVLAETAFCGPLKLKQRLGHLDMARVAAHDPDGFKAVFAESPAVHRFVNKMADGTQAVAQILADDYDGDAANLWSDGADLKTVEKRVRALPGFGPMKATKLKFCLYYFQDHDLAANG is encoded by the coding sequence ATGAGCGAAGCCGCAGACTATTCCTCACTCGACGGCGGCCTCGTCCGCATGCTGAACCGGCTCCAGCAGGAGGGCACGGCCACTAAAGACCCTGATGCGGACCAGCTCCTGCGGGACGACGCCAACGCCGTCCTTCTCGGCCTGCTCTTCGACCAGCGCGTCCTCGCCGAGACCGCCTTCTGCGGGCCGCTCAAGCTCAAGCAGCGCCTCGGACACCTCGACATGGCCCGCGTCGCCGCGCACGACCCCGACGGCTTCAAGGCGGTCTTCGCCGAGTCGCCCGCCGTCCACCGCTTCGTCAACAAAATGGCCGACGGGACCCAGGCCGTCGCCCAGATCCTCGCCGACGACTACGACGGCGACGCCGCGAACCTGTGGAGCGACGGAGCCGACCTGAAGACCGTCGAGAAGCGCGTCCGGGCACTCCCGGGTTTTGGGCCGATGAAGGCGACAAAGCTGAAGTTCTGCCTCTACTACTTCCAGGACCACGACCTCGCGGCGAACGGATGA
- a CDS encoding class IV adenylate cyclase — protein sequence MQHLTIEFKARCDALERARAVLRDLGAVGRTDRQIDTYFRVPHGRLKLREGTVEHNLIHYHRPDHTGPKRSEVTLYPTGPDASSLKAALTAALGVLVVVDKTREIYFAGNVKIHLDRVKRLGTFVEVEAIADTDHATEAVLRAQCERFLDAFGVEEADLVAGSYSDLLLDADAQN from the coding sequence GTGCAGCACCTGACCATCGAGTTCAAGGCCCGCTGCGACGCGCTCGAACGGGCGCGCGCCGTGCTCCGCGACCTGGGCGCAGTCGGCCGGACAGACCGGCAGATCGACACCTACTTCCGTGTCCCACACGGGCGGCTGAAGCTGCGCGAGGGCACCGTCGAGCACAACCTCATCCACTACCACCGCCCGGACCATACCGGCCCGAAGCGCTCCGAGGTGACGCTCTACCCAACCGGCCCCGACGCCTCGTCGCTCAAGGCGGCCCTCACCGCGGCGCTCGGAGTGCTCGTCGTCGTGGACAAGACGCGGGAGATCTACTTCGCCGGCAATGTCAAAATCCACCTAGACCGGGTGAAGAGGCTGGGCACGTTTGTGGAAGTCGAAGCGATTGCCGATACCGACCACGCCACGGAAGCCGTCCTGCGCGCGCAGTGCGAGCGCTTCCTCGATGCCTTTGGGGTCGAGGAGGCTGACCTCGTCGCCGGGTCGTACAGCGACCTTTTGCTGGACGCCGACGCTCAGAACTAG
- a CDS encoding L,D-transpeptidase family protein — protein MRALSCSLLLLALAPALSAAPDPSAASDVLRARLEAADRPTVLVGGEPLAVHPDLFRFYAGRDYAVAWDEHAGDLLPLIEASAGDGLDPGAYHRRRIEAMQEAGNASPDVQADRDLLLTDAFLRLGEHLLRGRVDPTTIYEKWYPARRVRDLAATLETALASGDLGGALDGLRPQHAAYDRLRDALARTRAAAGTDLPIILPARTLEVGHESMRVPLVRQRLALFGEAVPEAPDSLRLVYTDALSEVVRRFQARHGLEASGTLDQPTRHALNRSSDDWAEALILNLERWRWLPDSLGTRHVFVNLPAFRLQVVDDEETTLAMDVVVGKTSWYTPVLTDTMEAVIFHPTWGVPGSIARAETLPRARSRGSEYLSSRGYNVYHRGARVDPATVNWDEAGSHEYYFIQSPGPANPLGTVKFAFPNQRDIYIHDTNQKRLFARAKRAYSHGCIRAAEPRDLAAHLLVQQGWSDADVDGAFARRSTQNVALREPLLVHLVYFTAHAGEGGLAFYDDVYGHDAVLASALGLGE, from the coding sequence ATGCGTGCCCTCTCCTGCTCCCTCCTGCTGCTCGCGCTCGCCCCGGCGCTGTCCGCCGCGCCCGACCCGTCGGCGGCCTCCGACGTGCTCCGCGCCCGCCTCGAAGCGGCCGACCGCCCGACGGTCCTCGTCGGCGGCGAGCCGCTCGCGGTCCACCCCGACCTGTTCCGGTTCTACGCCGGGCGCGACTACGCCGTCGCCTGGGACGAGCACGCAGGCGACCTCTTGCCGCTCATCGAGGCCAGCGCCGGAGACGGCCTCGACCCCGGCGCCTACCACCGCCGCCGGATCGAGGCGATGCAGGAGGCCGGCAACGCTTCGCCGGACGTCCAGGCCGACCGCGACCTGCTGCTGACCGACGCCTTCCTGAGGCTCGGCGAGCACCTGCTGCGTGGGCGCGTGGACCCGACAACAATCTACGAGAAATGGTACCCCGCCCGGCGCGTGCGCGACCTCGCCGCGACGCTGGAAACGGCGCTCGCTTCCGGCGACCTGGGCGGAGCGCTGGACGGCCTGCGCCCGCAGCACGCGGCCTACGACCGGCTCCGCGACGCCCTCGCCCGCACCCGCGCTGCCGCCGGCACCGACCTCCCGATCATCCTCCCGGCACGCACGCTCGAGGTCGGGCACGAGAGCATGCGCGTGCCGCTCGTCCGGCAGCGCCTCGCGCTCTTCGGAGAGGCCGTGCCCGAGGCCCCGGACAGCCTGCGCCTCGTCTACACCGACGCGCTCTCCGAGGTCGTCCGCCGCTTCCAGGCGCGGCACGGGCTGGAGGCGAGCGGCACCCTCGACCAGCCGACCCGGCACGCGCTCAACCGCTCCTCCGACGACTGGGCCGAAGCGCTCATCCTGAACCTGGAGCGCTGGCGCTGGCTCCCGGACAGCCTCGGCACGCGGCACGTCTTCGTCAATCTCCCCGCGTTCCGGCTCCAGGTGGTCGACGACGAAGAGACGACGCTGGCGATGGACGTGGTCGTCGGCAAGACGAGCTGGTACACGCCGGTCCTCACCGACACGATGGAGGCCGTCATCTTCCACCCGACGTGGGGCGTGCCCGGCTCCATCGCCCGGGCCGAGACGCTCCCGCGCGCCCGCAGCCGGGGCAGCGAGTACCTGTCGAGCCGGGGCTACAACGTCTACCACCGCGGTGCCCGGGTCGACCCGGCGACGGTGAACTGGGACGAGGCCGGGTCGCACGAGTACTACTTCATCCAGTCGCCCGGCCCGGCCAACCCGCTCGGGACCGTCAAGTTTGCCTTCCCGAACCAGCGCGACATCTACATCCACGACACCAACCAGAAGCGCCTCTTCGCGCGTGCCAAGCGGGCCTACTCGCACGGCTGCATCCGCGCCGCCGAGCCCCGCGACCTCGCCGCGCACCTCCTCGTCCAGCAGGGCTGGAGCGACGCGGACGTAGACGGGGCCTTCGCCCGGCGCAGCACGCAGAACGTGGCGCTCCGCGAGCCCCTCCTCGTCCACCTCGTCTACTTCACGGCCCACGCGGGCGAGGGCGGGCTGGCGTTCTACGACGACGTCTACGGCCACGACGCGGTCCTAGCCTCGGCGCTCGGCCTCGGCGAGTAG
- a CDS encoding DsbA family protein → MKRLLVLPLLSFVLFTGPACGQSATADEDRKSQVLTNLRFEFPQLDQYQVEMGDFAPSGVDGLMEGSFVVNGQQTQRFLISDDNTKLYLIAADPVDVSRDEAALAEALAEREAEARQENEARAAQLDAAIAGLPVRGNPDAPVTVIEFSDFQCPYCSRAATTMEELIEKRGDEVKFVYMQYPLPNHPWARPASIAALCAAQQDDEAFWMLHDGYFANQRSLNTGNVLAESQRYIAGADLDADAWLACADGTDESANEGAVAALDASMQLAQELGVSGTPGFFVNGEFLNGAKPLAEFEAIIDQITSDS, encoded by the coding sequence ATGAAGCGCCTGCTTGTGCTCCCTCTCCTCTCGTTCGTCCTCTTCACCGGCCCAGCCTGCGGGCAGTCCGCAACAGCGGACGAGGACCGGAAGTCCCAGGTCCTGACCAACCTCCGCTTCGAGTTTCCCCAGCTCGACCAGTACCAGGTCGAGATGGGCGACTTCGCGCCGAGCGGCGTGGACGGGCTGATGGAGGGCTCGTTCGTCGTCAACGGGCAGCAGACGCAGCGCTTCCTCATCAGCGACGACAACACGAAGCTCTACCTCATCGCCGCCGACCCGGTGGACGTGAGCCGGGACGAGGCCGCGCTTGCTGAGGCGCTCGCCGAGCGCGAGGCCGAGGCCCGGCAGGAGAACGAAGCGCGGGCGGCCCAACTCGACGCAGCGATTGCCGGGCTTCCGGTGCGCGGCAATCCCGACGCGCCGGTGACGGTCATCGAGTTCTCGGACTTCCAGTGCCCCTACTGCTCGCGCGCCGCGACCACGATGGAGGAGCTGATCGAGAAGCGGGGCGACGAGGTCAAGTTCGTCTACATGCAGTACCCGCTCCCGAACCACCCGTGGGCGCGCCCCGCGTCGATCGCCGCGCTCTGCGCCGCGCAGCAGGACGACGAGGCCTTCTGGATGCTCCACGACGGCTACTTCGCCAACCAGCGCTCGCTCAACACGGGCAACGTCCTCGCCGAGAGCCAGCGCTACATCGCCGGGGCCGACCTCGACGCCGACGCGTGGCTCGCCTGCGCCGACGGCACGGACGAGAGCGCGAACGAGGGGGCCGTCGCCGCACTCGACGCATCGATGCAGCTCGCCCAGGAACTGGGCGTCAGTGGCACGCCGGGCTTCTTCGTCAACGGCGAGTTCCTCAACGGGGCCAAGCCGCTCGCCGAGTTCGAGGCCATCATCGACCAGATCACGTCTGATTCGTAG
- the trpS gene encoding tryptophan--tRNA ligase, translating to MTSTDPTATVVSGIQPSGTLHIGNYFGALRQHLRLHTQQEAFYFIVNYHALTTVRDAEALERYSLDVALDYLALGFDPEEALLFLQSDVPAVTELAWILLCLTPVSHLEKGVSYKDKVAQGIPANAGLLTYPILQAADILIYRKRGAGLLVPVGKDQKQHIEMTRDVAARFNQAFCPEDEPLFPLPEPLILDDVAVVPGVDGRKMSKSYDNTIGIFEAGKPLKKTVMGIVTDSTPLEEPKDPEADNVFALIKLFADDAKREEIAAAYRAGGYGYGHAKKELLGLVTDYFAEARERRKDLAERPDYVRDVLRDGAARANVRVDEVMAVVRARTGLVSTAR from the coding sequence ATGACCTCGACCGACCCCACCGCGACCGTCGTCTCCGGCATCCAGCCGTCGGGGACGCTCCACATCGGCAACTACTTCGGCGCGCTCCGGCAGCACCTCCGCCTGCATACGCAGCAGGAGGCGTTCTACTTCATCGTCAACTACCACGCGCTCACGACGGTCCGCGACGCCGAGGCCCTGGAGCGCTACAGCCTCGACGTGGCGCTCGACTACCTCGCGCTCGGCTTCGATCCCGAAGAGGCCCTGCTCTTTCTCCAGAGCGACGTGCCCGCCGTGACCGAACTCGCGTGGATTCTTCTCTGCCTCACGCCGGTCAGCCACCTCGAAAAAGGCGTGTCGTACAAGGACAAGGTCGCGCAAGGCATTCCGGCCAACGCTGGGCTGCTCACCTACCCGATCCTCCAAGCTGCCGACATTCTGATCTACCGCAAGAGAGGCGCAGGCCTGCTCGTGCCGGTCGGGAAGGATCAAAAGCAGCACATCGAGATGACCCGCGACGTGGCGGCCCGGTTCAACCAGGCGTTCTGCCCCGAGGACGAGCCGCTCTTCCCGCTCCCCGAGCCACTGATCCTGGACGATGTCGCCGTCGTACCCGGCGTGGACGGGCGCAAGATGTCGAAGTCGTACGACAACACGATCGGCATCTTCGAAGCGGGCAAGCCGCTCAAGAAAACCGTCATGGGCATCGTCACCGATTCGACGCCACTGGAAGAGCCGAAGGACCCGGAGGCCGACAACGTCTTCGCCCTCATCAAGCTCTTCGCGGACGACGCCAAGCGCGAGGAGATCGCAGCCGCGTACCGCGCCGGGGGCTACGGCTACGGTCACGCCAAGAAAGAACTGCTCGGCCTCGTCACGGACTACTTCGCCGAGGCCCGCGAGCGCCGCAAGGACCTCGCCGAGCGGCCCGACTACGTCCGCGACGTGCTCCGCGACGGCGCCGCCCGCGCCAACGTCCGCGTCGATGAGGTGATGGCGGTCGTGCGCGCCCGAACCGGGCTGGTTTCGACTGCCCGATGA
- a CDS encoding aminodeoxychorismate/anthranilate synthase component II: protein MILVIDNYDSFTYNLVHLVQRHTDAVDVVRNDAISLGEIEALAPDGILLSPGPGRPADAGISEAVLRTFGERIPILGVCLGHQAIGEVFGGRVVHAPTLMHGKTSTVRHDGRTLFEDVPQDFVATRYHSLAVQRETLPDVLEVSAETSDGVIMGLRHRRFPIEGIQFHPESVLTVEGPALIAGWLRRLSISTTI from the coding sequence GTGATCCTCGTCATCGACAACTACGACTCGTTTACGTACAACCTCGTTCACCTCGTCCAGAGGCACACGGACGCGGTCGACGTCGTACGCAACGATGCGATCTCGCTCGGTGAGATAGAAGCGCTCGCGCCGGACGGGATTCTGCTCTCGCCCGGCCCCGGGCGTCCGGCCGACGCGGGCATCTCCGAGGCCGTCCTCCGCACGTTTGGGGAGCGCATTCCGATCCTCGGCGTCTGCCTCGGGCACCAGGCCATCGGCGAGGTCTTCGGCGGGCGCGTCGTCCACGCGCCGACGCTGATGCACGGGAAGACGAGCACGGTTCGCCACGACGGGCGCACGCTGTTCGAAGACGTGCCGCAGGACTTCGTCGCCACCCGGTACCACTCGCTCGCGGTCCAGCGCGAGACGCTGCCGGACGTGCTGGAGGTCTCGGCCGAGACCTCGGACGGGGTCATCATGGGCCTCCGCCACCGCAGATTCCCCATCGAAGGCATCCAGTTTCACCCGGAGAGCGTGCTGACCGTCGAGGGGCCGGCGCTCATCGCGGGCTGGCTCCGACGCCTCTCAATCTCAACTACCATCTGA
- the trpD gene encoding anthranilate phosphoribosyltransferase, translating into MRSYLQIIADSETLDQDQAEAVMGLLLRGEATPEEIAALLLGLRSRGETLDELTGFTKVMREYAVPVEAPDGAIDLCGTGGDHAGSFNISTAASFVAAGAGVIVAKHGNRAVSSNAGSADVLAALGVDTSLGAEGVEACLREAGIAFLFAPLFHPALKHVMPVRRALGVRTFFNILGPLCNPAGVKRQLVGAFSEETAKQMAEILVRLGSEHVVCIYAHDGLDELSTSSPTTVYQTGSRLDPFGAQTLLQQVVTPEHYGLARVRASELDGGTAEENAEIVRAILRGEAGPPRDIVLLNAAYALLASGRFDGLAACLDAARASIDSGSALAKLDALVEASYSFAD; encoded by the coding sequence TTGCGCTCCTACCTCCAGATCATCGCCGACAGCGAGACGCTCGACCAAGACCAAGCCGAGGCCGTGATGGGCCTTCTTCTCCGGGGTGAGGCCACGCCCGAGGAGATCGCCGCGCTTCTGCTCGGCCTCCGCAGCCGAGGCGAGACGCTTGACGAGTTGACCGGCTTCACGAAAGTCATGCGTGAGTATGCCGTGCCGGTCGAAGCGCCGGACGGAGCCATCGACCTGTGCGGGACGGGCGGCGACCACGCCGGCTCGTTCAACATCTCGACCGCCGCGTCGTTCGTCGCCGCCGGCGCGGGCGTGATCGTCGCCAAGCACGGCAACCGGGCGGTCTCATCGAACGCGGGGTCGGCCGACGTGCTCGCCGCGCTCGGCGTGGACACGTCCCTCGGAGCCGAGGGCGTCGAGGCATGCCTGCGCGAGGCCGGGATTGCGTTCCTCTTCGCCCCGCTCTTTCATCCGGCGCTGAAGCACGTCATGCCGGTCCGCCGGGCGCTCGGCGTGCGGACGTTCTTCAACATCCTCGGCCCGCTCTGCAACCCGGCGGGCGTCAAGCGCCAGCTCGTCGGCGCCTTCAGCGAAGAGACGGCCAAGCAGATGGCAGAAATCCTCGTCCGCCTCGGGAGCGAGCACGTCGTCTGCATCTACGCCCACGACGGCCTCGACGAACTCAGCACCTCCAGCCCGACGACCGTCTACCAGACCGGCAGCCGGCTCGACCCGTTCGGCGCGCAGACGCTGCTCCAGCAGGTCGTCACGCCGGAGCACTACGGGCTGGCTCGCGTCCGCGCCTCGGAGTTGGACGGCGGGACGGCCGAGGAAAATGCCGAGATCGTCCGCGCGATTTTGCGGGGCGAGGCCGGGCCGCCGCGCGACATCGTGCTGCTGAACGCCGCCTACGCGCTCCTCGCCAGCGGCCGGTTCGACGGCCTCGCCGCGTGCCTCGACGCCGCCCGCGCGAGCATCGATTCCGGCTCCGCCCTCGCCAAGCTCGACGCGCTCGTCGAAGCCTCTTACTCATTTGCTGATTGA